The segment TAGCATTACATATGGACTTCAACACCGACACTGCTGGTTTTTCTTGATTTGTATGCAGGACACTGTGCACTTTGGAGGCTGAAATCCTTCCTGCGCGTTGTTCATGCCAGGTCAAACAGTCGGACTGAGTTTGAGTCACAGTTTCTAAGTAGGCAGCTTCCTCACTTGTAACACTGATCTTCTTAAATACTTCCTTGGCATCTGAACGAAGGTCTTGGTGGGATCTGTCTGCATACTTCTCATCATATATCACATCCTTAAGCAGTTGTGGAAGGGACTTCTTTTTATGGAGGTTCTGGAGTGGAGCTGGGAGAAACTTTGTGTGGTGGACATCGTGCGTCGTTAACACAACACTCTTGAAATTCTTAGCAAGCTCACTAAAGAATTTCTCCTCTTCTTCCAATGTAGGCTTTGTCACTTTGGCAGCTCGTCTGGATTTCACAGTAGGGGTCGCATTGTTGTTTATGTCTGTTCTTTTGGGCTTTGAGAAATCCATTTCAACCACTGGAACCGGGTTAACCTATCAAAACAATAAATGTTTCTAAATATTCTTTTAAGCATTTTCCCCCCTTCAACTGTGCTGTTTGAAGTCTAAGAGCCAGACAAGTTCATTtacagaaaatgttttttttaacttatgACATGTTTCAGCCTAACCAATTACAATTGTCATATTAAGAGCATTATTCCTATGTAAACACTATTAATGTTCTTCAATGCGAACCTTAAAACATAACTAAACCTTGATATATATACCTTTTCAGTAAATGTGGCATTCCATTTGCATGGCACAGATGTGCAGGACTCCTTGTTGTATCCAAGACGTACACAGGCTTCAATCTTAAATAGCATGGCAGCCACATGCGAGCATACTTCTCCTAGCCTATAAAAAAATTACCTTGAATAAATCAGGAAGTAAAacagaatgaaaaaaaatgtgcatACAACACAATCCCTTGGCTACAGAACATATCATTTGTGttgcattttacaaaatatacagtTAAGTTCTTAATGAATGATGagtttaaacaatttttaaagcaTTGAATTAAAAGTCAAAAGGACTTACCCTGCCATACAGTCACAATGACTAGACAAAATGTCTCCCGCCGTCTTTACAGCACACCATACTTTACAGGGAGGTTCTGTTGTCCGTTGGCTGTGGTTGACATTCGCTTTGAAAAGCACTTTGTCCTTCCCAATCCGTATGGAAAATACAGTCTGTACATACCCAGACAGAAAGTAGTTATAGCTCTGGAGGCTTTTGTAGGCTTTCATAGCGTCCTTCGTGTGCACCCCGGGGCTGTCGATCAAGTACGTGAAAATGTCGGGGTACATCACATCAGGCCACATTTTCATGTTGTCCTCCCATTTTCCCTTCTCAGTCTCGTACGGGCACTGATCTAAATTCAAAAGAGAGAGTTTTTTCTTGTATCTTCCCTGACTTGCTGTGTCTAAACATTGGAAATAGGTCACCGTTTTCCCTTTCATGTTGTTTACGTCTCACTTCATTGAAGCACGCCTGAAAGTATTGCCCCGCAAAATGGCGGCGCCTCGTTTTCGATGTAGCTATGGAATGTCgtgtatttgtaaacatcgatttaaattcaaataatttgggttaaaacaggtgaaataatgtatgatatgtcatagcctcataactacacacgtgcgatgatttaatagcgtttttacgagatggaaaataATATTGTCATTCGGACCATTACAGTTATACCATGGCAACTAAATGAGTCCATGAATcacaaaaatatgttgttgtttttcggTTTTCGTTATTGATTTTTGATAATGATTGAAACCTTGCGGCAAAAAAGTATAAAGTTTTCTACTGTCTATAGTACATTAACTGAAGTAAATCTctgtaaaattatttctttgccAACGCTTTCAAACTTCT is part of the Ostrea edulis chromosome 2, xbOstEdul1.1, whole genome shotgun sequence genome and harbors:
- the LOC125660750 gene encoding uncharacterized protein LOC125660750, which translates into the protein MKGKTVTYFQCLDTASQGRYKKKLSLLNLDQCPYETEKGKWEDNMKMWPDVMYPDIFTYLIDSPGVHTKDAMKAYKSLQSYNYFLSGYVQTVFSIRIGKDKVLFKANVNHSQRTTEPPCKVWCAVKTAGDILSSHCDCMAGLGEVCSHVAAMLFKIEACVRLGYNKESCTSVPCKWNATFTEKVNPVPVVEMDFSKPKRTDINNNATPTVKSRRAAKVTKPTLEEEEKFFSELAKNFKSVVLTTHDVHHTKFLPAPLQNLHKKKSLPQLLKDVIYDEKYADRSHQDLRSDAKEVFKKISVTSEEAAYLETVTQTQSDCLTWHEQRAGRISASKVHSVLHTNQEKPAVSVLKSICNATFNSGRTSVPSLGWGLEHEADAIAVLEAVMSQSHVNFKISKCGLYINPQFPYLAATPDRTVSCDCCGNGIVEMKCPYSLRDNKDIL